The Setaria italica strain Yugu1 chromosome IX, Setaria_italica_v2.0, whole genome shotgun sequence genome has a window encoding:
- the LOC101786722 gene encoding uncharacterized protein LOC101786722 isoform X3, with protein MGFSILPLMEFIARRAFLGAGLQPHTAALPSDDGSDGGQPRTVIHYWAPPGEPRLPPLLLIHGFGPMATWQWRRQVGPLSRHFHVIVPDLLGFGASSRGSPAAPSELAQAAALAALLDALPGLTADARVAAIGTSYGGFVAYALARAAGPGRVGPVVMSNSDLLKTAEDDRALLERAGGGLARTADLLMPLDARGARRLMELSFYRRQAITLLPDFVLRQAVQQLFMDKRDGKIELMKAITVGTDEFKLTPLPQDVLLIWGDHDQIFPLEKAFAVKRSSSKLGLTLFLDLKAFPGLLEAPIRSA; from the exons ATGGGCTTCAGCATCCTCCCGCTGATGGAATTCATCGCGCGCCGCGCGTTCCTCGGCGCTGGCCTCCAGCCCCACACCGCCGCTCTCCCGTCCGACGACGGCAGCGATGGCGGGCAACCGCGCACCGTCATCCACTACTGGGCGCCCCCGGGGGAGCCGCGcctcccgccgctgctgctcatCCACGGCTTCGGGCCCATGGCCACGTGGCAGTGGCGCCGGCAGGTGGGCCCTCTGTCCCGCCACTTCCACGTCATCGTCCCGGACCTCCTCGGCTtcggcgcctcctcccgcggctccccggcggcgccctctGAGTTGGCGcaggccgccgcgctcgccgcgctaCTGGACGCGCTCCCGGGCCTCACCGCGGACGCGCGCGTCGCCGCGATCGGCACCAGCTACGGCGGCTTCGTGGCCTACGCCCTGGCGCGCGCAGCGGGACCCGGCAGGGTCGGCCCCGTGGTGATGTCCAACTCCGACCTGCTCAAGACCGCCGAGGACGACAGGGCGCTCCTCGAGCGCGCtggcggcgggctcgcgcgCACGGCCGACCTGCTCATGCCGCTggacgcgcgcggcgcgcggcggctcATGGAGCTCTCCTTCTACCGGAGGCAGGCCATTACCTTGCTGCCGGACTTCGTGCTCCGACAGGCCGTGCAG CAACTTTTTATGGATAAAAGGGATGGGAAGATTGAGCTGATGAAGGCTATAACTGTTGGCACAGACGAGTTCAAGTTGACACCATTGCCTCAG GACGTTTTGCTCATCTGGGGTGACCATGATCAGATATTTCCCTTGGAAAAGGCCTTTGCTGTCAAGAG GAGTTCTTCAAAGCTCGGCCTTACTCTATTCTTGGACTTGAAGGCATTTCCTGGCCTACTGGAGGCACCGATCAGATCGGCCTGA
- the LOC101786722 gene encoding uncharacterized protein LOC101786722 isoform X1 — MGFSILPLMEFIARRAFLGAGLQPHTAALPSDDGSDGGQPRTVIHYWAPPGEPRLPPLLLIHGFGPMATWQWRRQVGPLSRHFHVIVPDLLGFGASSRGSPAAPSELAQAAALAALLDALPGLTADARVAAIGTSYGGFVAYALARAAGPGRVGPVVMSNSDLLKTAEDDRALLERAGGGLARTADLLMPLDARGARRLMELSFYRRQAITLLPDFVLRQAVQQLFMDKRDGKIELMKAITVGTDEFKLTPLPQDVLLIWGDHDQIFPLEKAFAVKRWWSAEGDVLGLCDVAVTILLEARQDFFLASLQLLYRIFYNSLALLQEPCVRRLQYFLDPT; from the exons ATGGGCTTCAGCATCCTCCCGCTGATGGAATTCATCGCGCGCCGCGCGTTCCTCGGCGCTGGCCTCCAGCCCCACACCGCCGCTCTCCCGTCCGACGACGGCAGCGATGGCGGGCAACCGCGCACCGTCATCCACTACTGGGCGCCCCCGGGGGAGCCGCGcctcccgccgctgctgctcatCCACGGCTTCGGGCCCATGGCCACGTGGCAGTGGCGCCGGCAGGTGGGCCCTCTGTCCCGCCACTTCCACGTCATCGTCCCGGACCTCCTCGGCTtcggcgcctcctcccgcggctccccggcggcgccctctGAGTTGGCGcaggccgccgcgctcgccgcgctaCTGGACGCGCTCCCGGGCCTCACCGCGGACGCGCGCGTCGCCGCGATCGGCACCAGCTACGGCGGCTTCGTGGCCTACGCCCTGGCGCGCGCAGCGGGACCCGGCAGGGTCGGCCCCGTGGTGATGTCCAACTCCGACCTGCTCAAGACCGCCGAGGACGACAGGGCGCTCCTCGAGCGCGCtggcggcgggctcgcgcgCACGGCCGACCTGCTCATGCCGCTggacgcgcgcggcgcgcggcggctcATGGAGCTCTCCTTCTACCGGAGGCAGGCCATTACCTTGCTGCCGGACTTCGTGCTCCGACAGGCCGTGCAG CAACTTTTTATGGATAAAAGGGATGGGAAGATTGAGCTGATGAAGGCTATAACTGTTGGCACAGACGAGTTCAAGTTGACACCATTGCCTCAG GACGTTTTGCTCATCTGGGGTGACCATGATCAGATATTTCCCTTGGAAAAGGCCTTTGCTGTCAAGAG GTGGTGGAGTGCCGAAGGTGACGTTCTTGGTCTTTGTGATGTTGCCGTGACGATCCTCCTCGAAGCGCGACAAGATTTTTTCCTTGCATCGCTCCAATTATTGTACCGCATCTTCTACAATTCTTTAGCTCTTCTTCAAGAGCCTTGTGTTCGTCGGCTGCAATATTTTTTAGATCCAACCTGA
- the LOC101786722 gene encoding uncharacterized protein LOC101786722 isoform X2 → MGFSILPLMEFIARRAFLGAGLQPHTAALPSDDGSDGGQPRTVIHYWAPPGEPRLPPLLLIHGFGPMATWQWRRQVGPLSRHFHVIVPDLLGFGASSRGSPAAPSELAQAAALAALLDALPGLTADARVAAIGTSYGGFVAYALARAAGPGRVGPVVMSNSDLLKTAEDDRALLERAGGGLARTADLLMPLDARGARRLMELSFYRRQAITLLPDFVLRQAVQQLFMDKRDGKIELMKAITVGTDEFKLTPLPQDVLLIWGDHDQIFPLEKAFAVKRCLGESVRMEIFEKTGHVPQMEDPARFNKLILDFLLASQKPPSIQQ, encoded by the exons ATGGGCTTCAGCATCCTCCCGCTGATGGAATTCATCGCGCGCCGCGCGTTCCTCGGCGCTGGCCTCCAGCCCCACACCGCCGCTCTCCCGTCCGACGACGGCAGCGATGGCGGGCAACCGCGCACCGTCATCCACTACTGGGCGCCCCCGGGGGAGCCGCGcctcccgccgctgctgctcatCCACGGCTTCGGGCCCATGGCCACGTGGCAGTGGCGCCGGCAGGTGGGCCCTCTGTCCCGCCACTTCCACGTCATCGTCCCGGACCTCCTCGGCTtcggcgcctcctcccgcggctccccggcggcgccctctGAGTTGGCGcaggccgccgcgctcgccgcgctaCTGGACGCGCTCCCGGGCCTCACCGCGGACGCGCGCGTCGCCGCGATCGGCACCAGCTACGGCGGCTTCGTGGCCTACGCCCTGGCGCGCGCAGCGGGACCCGGCAGGGTCGGCCCCGTGGTGATGTCCAACTCCGACCTGCTCAAGACCGCCGAGGACGACAGGGCGCTCCTCGAGCGCGCtggcggcgggctcgcgcgCACGGCCGACCTGCTCATGCCGCTggacgcgcgcggcgcgcggcggctcATGGAGCTCTCCTTCTACCGGAGGCAGGCCATTACCTTGCTGCCGGACTTCGTGCTCCGACAGGCCGTGCAG CAACTTTTTATGGATAAAAGGGATGGGAAGATTGAGCTGATGAAGGCTATAACTGTTGGCACAGACGAGTTCAAGTTGACACCATTGCCTCAG GACGTTTTGCTCATCTGGGGTGACCATGATCAGATATTTCCCTTGGAAAAGGCCTTTGCTGTCAAGAG GTGCTTGGGAGAGAGTGTTAGAATGGAAATCTTCGAGAAAACAGGCCATGTGCCTCAGATGGAGGACCCGGCCCGGTTCAACAAGCTTATATTGGATTTCTTACTAGCATCACAAAAGCCTCCTTCGATTCAGCAGTAG